From the Polyangiaceae bacterium genome, one window contains:
- a CDS encoding SUMF1/EgtB/PvdO family nonheme iron enzyme, translating into MNSRARNALSVLAAMAAGGAVTYLAVRARPASAPIASLPPPPPTLTSAVPPASTAGPPQLLYLPDGGDLAPGEVPEHIVLPGPWRPAAGACPEDMVSIAGAYCIDRYEASLVDAAQGRPISPYYHPDSRIIARTYGRWRNAPADGETDLARNTPVPAPPPWQLEESFEPRALSLPSVVPNGYLSRNLAERACANAGKRLCSEDEWVRACRGADATQFPYGTEYVQGRCNVFREAHPAAELHGNASINHTDPRLNKVAKNGRPLLRKTGATADCASRWGQDAVYDMVGNLDEWVADPDGVFVGGFYSRSTRAGCESKVSSHAPSYFDYSLGTRCCRSL; encoded by the coding sequence GTGAATTCGAGGGCACGCAACGCACTGAGCGTTCTCGCCGCCATGGCCGCCGGCGGCGCCGTGACCTACCTGGCCGTCCGAGCACGCCCCGCCAGTGCGCCGATCGCCTCGCTGCCACCGCCACCGCCGACTTTGACGAGCGCGGTGCCCCCCGCTTCGACCGCGGGACCACCGCAGTTGCTCTACCTTCCCGACGGTGGCGACTTGGCCCCTGGGGAAGTCCCCGAGCACATCGTGCTTCCCGGGCCCTGGAGACCGGCCGCGGGCGCGTGTCCCGAAGACATGGTGTCGATTGCGGGCGCGTACTGCATCGATCGCTATGAAGCCTCGCTGGTGGACGCGGCCCAGGGACGTCCGATCTCGCCCTACTACCATCCGGACAGCCGGATCATCGCTCGGACCTACGGGCGCTGGCGGAACGCGCCCGCCGATGGTGAGACGGACCTGGCGCGCAACACGCCGGTTCCAGCGCCGCCCCCATGGCAACTCGAGGAGTCTTTCGAGCCGCGGGCGCTGTCACTGCCCAGCGTGGTGCCCAACGGCTATCTGTCGCGCAACCTGGCGGAGCGCGCTTGCGCCAACGCAGGCAAGCGCCTCTGCAGCGAGGACGAGTGGGTGCGTGCTTGTCGAGGCGCTGACGCCACGCAGTTCCCCTATGGGACCGAATACGTTCAAGGTCGCTGCAACGTCTTTCGAGAAGCCCATCCGGCTGCGGAGCTTCACGGAAACGCGTCGATCAATCACACGGACCCGCGCCTGAACAAGGTCGCCAAGAACGGTCGACCTTTGCTCAGAAAGACGGGTGCGACGGCGGATTGCGCGAGTCGTTGGGGGCAAGACGCCGTCTACGACATGGTCGGCAACCTGGATGAATGGGTGGCGGACCCCGACGGCGTGTTCGTCGGTGGCTTCTATTCACGCAGCACCCGCGCAGGCTGCGAATCGAAGGTGTCCAGCCACGCGCCCAGCTATTTCGACTATAGTCTCGGCACTCGTTGTTGCCGGTCCTTGTGA
- the infA gene encoding translation initiation factor IF-1 codes for MSKGDLLEMEGVIQDALGGGQYTIRVDQGGAVVRAQLSGRMRRHHIRVLPGDRVRVAVSPYDLSHGLIVYRGK; via the coding sequence ATGAGTAAAGGTGACCTTCTAGAAATGGAGGGCGTCATTCAAGACGCCCTCGGTGGTGGACAGTACACCATCAGAGTCGATCAAGGCGGCGCCGTCGTGCGCGCGCAGCTGTCGGGGCGCATGCGCCGCCACCACATTCGAGTCTTGCCGGGAGACCGCGTTCGCGTCGCCGTTTCCCCCTACGACCTCAGCCACGGTTTGATCGTCTACCGCGGCAAGTAG
- a CDS encoding HAD family phosphatase, protein MSFATLFDFNGVLVDDEAVHLDAFREALLPLNIEVSDQDYFERYIGFDDVGAFRAILEDAGRAADDDFVRQLVEAKRPLYRRRAEQSLVLFPGAASLVRRRAGHGTVAVVSGALRDEIELGLERLAVRDCVAFIISAEDTKYSKPDPEGYLLAMQRLSAEPAVVIEDSVAGVQAAHAAGLGVVAVAHSAPSSALLAAGARVVRERLADIEDVDFRLATDARP, encoded by the coding sequence GTGTCTTTTGCAACTCTGTTCGATTTCAACGGCGTGCTCGTGGACGACGAGGCGGTGCACCTAGATGCATTCCGCGAGGCACTGCTACCGCTGAACATAGAGGTCAGCGACCAGGACTACTTCGAGCGCTACATTGGCTTCGACGACGTCGGCGCGTTCCGAGCCATTCTGGAGGACGCGGGCCGCGCCGCAGACGATGATTTCGTGCGTCAGTTGGTCGAGGCCAAGCGCCCACTCTATCGACGTCGTGCCGAGCAGAGCTTGGTGCTGTTCCCGGGCGCGGCCTCCCTGGTTCGCCGCCGCGCCGGCCACGGCACGGTCGCCGTGGTGTCCGGCGCCCTGCGAGACGAGATCGAACTTGGACTCGAACGCTTGGCGGTCCGCGACTGCGTCGCTTTCATCATCAGCGCCGAGGACACGAAATACTCGAAGCCGGATCCCGAGGGCTACCTGCTCGCGATGCAGCGCTTGAGCGCAGAGCCCGCCGTCGTGATCGAAGACTCTGTTGCCGGAGTGCAAGCAGCGCACGCAGCAGGCCTTGGGGTGGTGGCGGTCGCGCACAGCGCGCCGTCGTCTGCCCTGCTTGCCGCTGGCGCCCGCGTGGTGCGCGAGCGACTCGCCGACATCGAAGACGTAGATTTCCGGCTTGCGACGGACGCCCGACCATGA